A section of the Indicator indicator isolate 239-I01 chromosome 26, UM_Iind_1.1, whole genome shotgun sequence genome encodes:
- the SELENOM gene encoding selenoprotein M: MPRVASLLLLLQLAAALLPAGSDPELSRRRRAELRGLARGKVETCGGURLNRLREVKAFVTQDIPLYHNLEMKHLPGADPELVLLSHRYEELERIPLSDMTREEINHLVQELGFYRKEAPDAPVPEEFQFAPARPLPTLPPARAPGADSRTPPEQEKEEHPDL; encoded by the exons ATGCCGCGGGTGGCttcgctgctgctgctgctgcagctggcggCAGCGCTGCTGCCGGCGGGGAGCGACCCCGAACTCTCCCGGCGCCGCCGAGCAGAGCTGCGGGGCCTGGCCCGGGGCAAGGTGGAG ACCTGCGGCGGGTGACGGCTGAACCGCCTGAGGGAG GTGAAGGCTTTCGTCACCCAGGACATCCCCCTCTA ccatAACCTGGAGATGAAACACCTGCCCGGTGCTGACCCTGAGCTTGTGCTCCTCAGCCACCGATACGAGGAGCTGGAG AGAATCCCTCTGAGCGACATGACCCGGGAGGAGATCAATCACCTagtgcaggagctgggcttCTACCGCAAGGAGGCGCCCGACGCCCCCGTGCCTGAGGAGTTCCAGTTTGCCCCTGCCaggcctctgcccaccctcccACCTGCCCGAGCCCCCGGTGCTGACAGCAGGACCccacctgaacaggagaaggaagaacacCCAGACCTGTAG
- the INPP5J gene encoding phosphatidylinositol 4,5-bisphosphate 5-phosphatase A, producing the protein MELARRGSADQGSAAAAGPRPGLPWGPAAAASPARPVSFGSGGSARPQPGGGTPAAPFLGGGGVSGVRRSSRPDAACDPFLYACPRPGGAPRGGSEERASGKAAQSLPLDASRVQPEGTGGHHPFALPALLPPSPGAPAARPAMPSPVALGPAPSRPAFTELSPLEHDAPGKPPPAERREMLPKAESSDHISAWASSSPRAAGLPKAISSEFIAGGRASLAKPAALSKPEPDELSFFGKSLGLPSSSDSCDALLGGSGRGPEDNSFRITVVTWNVGTAMPPNDVTSLLHLNTGETNDADMIAIGLQEVNSKINKRLKDALFTDQWSELFMDVLSPFHFVLVSTVRMQGVILLVFAKYYHLPFLQDIQTDCTRTGLGGYWGNKGGVSVRLSIFGHMVCFLNCHLPAHLEKAEQRKEDFATILHMQQFEGRMANGILDHDLVFWFGDLNFRIESLDIRFVKYAIDSHILSQLWEKDQLNIAKSTWPVLSGFQEGPLNFPPTFKFDVGTNKYDSSAKKRKPAWTDRILWKIKGASGGPGTGGRRPSRSVLSVSQLCYCSHMEYTISDHKPVAALFAVQFASKADKPPVEIYVADEWSRPEQAVVRYKTAAGFHRSSWDWIGLYRVGFRHPKDYVCYVWARSEEGERCLEKQLCAQVMFSEEALPKGKGEYILGYYSNTSSSIAGMTEPFQISLPRSEEGSSPTDSSGSSSEEEDDSTLVLLAPKSRSPSPGKMNRHRSRSPSLAKFQGLILRPSSRDRATSRSPSPQSRRRGPAGDIPTIHLPPAEPGPGRAPKAKEWAAESQEGSSCYQTVLEQGRCRQVSADSPLARADPRSLGLLPTLRLEMIDQALGRRRDSTDQAYPCQRMSPTSPLGCSSSSTPKEGSSPQELDSHSCAMGR; encoded by the exons ATGGAGCTGGCCCGGCGCGGCAGCGCGGACCAGGGCTCGGCCGCCGCGGCGGGGCCTCGGCCCGGCCTTCCGTGGGGTCCCGCGGCCGCCGCCTCTCCCGCGCGGCCGGTGTCCTTCGGCTCCGGGGGCTCGGCCCGGCCGCAGCCGGGCGGCGGGACCCCGGCGGCGCCTTTCCTCGGGGGTGGCGGCGTCTCGGGCGTCCGTAGGAGCTCCCGGCCGGACGCCGCCTGCGACCCCTTTCTCTATGCGTGCCCGCGGCCCGGCGGCGCGCCGCGCGGCGGGTCAGAGGAGCGGGCCTCGGGCAAGGCTGCCCAGTCCCTGCCGCTGGACGCCAGCCGGGTCCAGCCCGAGGGGACCGGCGGGCACCACCCCTTCGCGCTGCCggccctgctgccccccagcccggGCGCCCCCGCAGCTCGCCCCGCTATGCCGTCCCCCGTAGCGCTCGGCCCAGCGCCGAGCCGACCCGCCTTCACCGAGCTCAGTCCCCTGGAGCATGACGCCCCTGGCAAGCCGCCGCCCGCCGAGCGGAGGGAGATGCTCCCCAAGGCGGAGTCGAGCGACCACATCTCGGCCTGGGCGAGCTCCTCGCCCCGCGCCGCCGGACTGCCCAAAGCCATCTCCAGCGAGTTCATCGCCGGCGGGCGGGCGAGCCTGGCCAAACCTGCAGCCCTTTCCAAACCGGAGCCGGACGAGCTCTCCTTCTTCGGAAAGTCTCTCGGCCTGCCAAGCTCCAGTGACTCCTGCGATGCGCTGCTCGGCGGCTCGGGAAGGGGCCCGGAGGACAACTCGTTCCG CATCACCGTGGTCACCTGGAACGTGGGCACAGCCATGCCCCCGAACGATGTCACATCCCTGCTGCACCTCAACACGGGCGAGACAAACGATGCAGACATGATCGCCATTGG GCTGCAAGAGGTGAACTCTAAGATAAACAAGCGCTTGAAGGATGCCCTCTTCACAGATCAGTGGAGTGAGCTCTTCATGGATGTGCTGAGCCCCTTCCATTTTGTCCTG GTCAGCACGGTGCGGATGCAGGGTGTGATCCTCCTGGTATTTGCCAAGTACTACCACCTGCCCTTCCTGCAGGACATACAGACAGACTGCACCAGGACGGGGCTAGGGGGCTACTGG GGCAACAAGGGTGGGGTGAGCGTTCGGCTCTCCATCTTCGGGCACATGGTCTGCTTCCTGAACTGCCACCTGCCAGCacacctggagaaggctgagcagCGCAAGGAGGACTTTGCCACCATTCTGCACATGCAGCAGTTCGAGGGCCGCAtggccaacggcatcctggaCCATGA CCTTGTGTTCTGGTTTGGGGACCTCAACTTCCGCATCGAGAGCCTGGACATCCGCTTCGTGAAGTATGCCATTGACAGCCACATCCTCAGCCAGCTCTGGGAGAAGGACCAG CTGAACATCGCCAAGAGCACCTGGCCTGTCCTCAGTGGGTTTCAGGAGGGACCCCTGAACTTCCCACCCACCTTCAAGTTTGATGTGGGCACCAACAAGTATGACAGCAG tgccaAGAAGAGGAAGCCTGCCTGGACCGACCGCATCCTGTGGAAGATCAAAGGTGCCAGTGGGGGGCCTGGCACGGGTGGGCGCCGGCCCAGCCGGAGCGTGCTGTCAGTGAGCCAGCTCTGCTACTGCAGCCACATGGAGTACACCATCAGCGACCACAAGCCAGTAGCTGCCCTCTTTGCAGTGCAG TTTGCTTCCAAGGCAGACAAGCCCCCCGTTGAGATTTACGTGGCTGATGAATGGAGCAGGCCTGAACAAGCAGTTGTCAGGTACAAGACGGCTGCTGGCTTCCACCGGAGCTCCTGGGACTGGATAGGACTCTACCGG GTAGGCTTTCGGCATCCCAAAGACTATGTCTGCTACGTGTGGGccaggagtgaggagggggagcgctgcctggagaagcagctgtgtgcaCAG GTGATGTTCTCGGAGGAGGCACTGCCCAAGGGGAAGGGCGAATACATCCTCGGGTACTACAgcaacacctccagcagcattGCTGGCATGACTGAGCCCTTCCAG ATCTCCCTGCCCAGgtcagaggagggcagcagccCCACGGACAGCTCGGGCAGCAGCTCAGAAGAGGAGGACGACAGcaccctggtcctgctggccccCAAGTCCCGCAGCCCCAGCCCGGGCAAGATGAACCGCCACCGGAGccgcagccccagcctggccaagTTCCAGGGTCTCATCCTGCGTCCGTCCAGCCGGGACAGGGCCACCAGCCGCAGCCCCTCGCCTCAGAGCCGCCGCCGCGGCCCTGCCGGGGACATCCCCACCATCCACCTGCCCCCCGCGGAGCCGGGACCGGGCCGTGCGCCCAAAGCCAAGGAGTGGGCGGCTGAGAGCCAGGAAGGCAGCTCCTGCTACCAgactgtgctggagcagggccgcTGCAGGCAGGTCTCTGCCGACAGCCCCCTGGCCAGGGCCGACCCCcgcagcctggggctgctgcccaCCCTCCGCCTGGAGATGATCGACCAGGCCCTGGGCCGCCGCAGAGACAGCACCGACCAGGCCTACCCTTGCCAGAGGATGAGCCCCACCAgccccctgggctgcagcagcagcagcacccctaAAGAGGGGAGCAGCCCCCAGGAGCTGGACAGCCATAGCTGTGCCATGGGCCGTTGA
- the PLA2G3 gene encoding LOW QUALITY PROTEIN: group 3 secretory phospholipase A2 (The sequence of the model RefSeq protein was modified relative to this genomic sequence to represent the inferred CDS: inserted 2 bases in 1 codon) encodes MWERAALACAALCACAGAWPGGAVCVRRVAGASGAXYVAFLSGGGGSSPGAGPTALVESTWAGRGRLRACWARRDPLLARAFRAACARHPPAPPSAALRRDLAMLWRRRAACADPAPPAKRRRRGWTLLGTLWCGLGDSAGNTSELGLFRDPDRCCREHDLCSTQIAALQFNYGIRNYWLHTVSHCDCDARFRRCLLALNDTVSNLIGITFFDLLEVPCFVLEDSEECVQWHWWGGCAQYAVVPLARMVQQSQYQSRLPAEETGSPAGQPPAKGRKASRAGRKRLRQGPEQSPRLRQPQRPVTAPQLQGPRTLSPAPTGDTAEPAATGHPAAGRACRRYKRLDKCEHQVAPQEVKYQLHNVGSQTFFHCNCTRRLARFLHRARDISEAEVAILADRIAMDCFDLEPPTGCGLGKGSQHSCVAVPRAVPVPARHLQKILRHWIPLHGTSKAKHPDWKTQHRGGTVYEQCLQLAMEQRLGTWHQGVP; translated from the exons ATGTGGGAGCGCGCGGCGTTGGCGTGCGCGGCTCTGTGCGCGTGCGCGGGAGCCTGGCCCGGCGGGGCCGTGTGCGTGCGGCGCGTGGCGGGGGCGAGCGGCGC CTACGTGGCCTTCctgagcggcggcggcggcagcagcccCGGGGCCGGCCCGACCGCTCTGGTGGAGAGCACCTGGGCCGGGCGCGGCCGACTCCGCGCCTGCTGGGCCCGCCGCGACCCGCTCCTGGCTCGCGCCTTCCGCGCCGCCTGCGCACGCCACCCGCCCGCCCCACCCAGTGCCGCGCTGCGGCGGGACCTGGCCATGCTCTGGCGGCGCCGCGCCGCCTGCGCCGATCCCGCGCCGCCGGCAAAGCGCCGCCGGCGGGGCTGGACGCTGCTCGGCACACTGTGGTGCGGACTCGGTGACTCGGCAGGGAACACCAGCGAGCTGG GTCTCTTCCGTGACCCCGACCGGTGCTGCCGGGAGCACGACCTGTGCTCGACGCAGATCGCGGCGTTGCAGTTCAATTACGGCATCCGCAACTACTGGCTGCACACCGTCTCGCACTGCGACTGCGACGCCAG GTTCCGGCGGTGCCTGCTGGCCCTCAACGACACCGTCTCCAACCTCATCGGCATCACCTTCTTCGACCTGTTGGAGGTGCCGTGCTTCGTGCTGGAGGACAGCGAGGAGTGCGTCCAGTGGCACTGGTGGGGAGG GTGTGCGCAGTACGCTGTAGTGCCCCTGGCCAGGATGGTGCAGCAGAGTCAGTACCAGTCCCGCCTGCCTGCGGAGGAGACGGGCAGCCCTGCGGGGCAGCCTCCGGCCAAGGGAAGGAAGGCCTCTAGAGCAGGGCGCAAGCGGCTCCGGCAGGGACCGGAGCAAAGCCCTAGGCTCCGACAGCCACAGAGACCTGTGACAGCCCCGCAGCTGCAGGGCCCACGCACCTTGTCCCCTGCACCCACAGGGGACACGGCCGAGCCTGCAGCCACcgggcacccagcagcag GCAGAGCCTGCAGGCGCTACAAGCGTCTGGATAAGTGCGAGCACCAGGTCGCTCCTCAGGAGGTGAAGTACCAGCTGCACAACGTGGGCTCCCAGACCTTCTTCCACTGCAACTGCACTCGCCG GCTGGCACGGTTCCTGCACAGGGCCAGGGACATTAGTGAGGCAGAGGTGGCCATTCTGGCTGACCGCATCGCCATGGACTGCTTTGACCTGGAGCCACCCACCGGCTGCGGCCTGGGGAAAGGGTCACAGCACAG CTGTGTGGCAGTACCCCGAGCTGTCCCAGTCCCTGCACGGCACCTCCAAAAGATCCTGAGGCACTGGATTCCTCTGCATGGCACCTCCAAGGCCAAGCACCCAGACTGGAAGACACAGCACAGGGGAGGCACCGTCTACGAGCAATGCCTGCAGCTGGCcatggagcagaggctgggtaCTTGGCACCAGGGGGTGCCCTGA